The Cucurbita pepo subsp. pepo cultivar mu-cu-16 chromosome LG08, ASM280686v2, whole genome shotgun sequence genome contains a region encoding:
- the LOC111800546 gene encoding uncharacterized protein LOC111800546: MAESLDDGEFWLPPQFLSDDDDDQESSATNKNNGRNSFGSTAFQSGRPSFPLEFGTFGGFSDFSSTAESLKGSSETESDLEDIVAGLTLHMARSTVDDGLDSDNAKERVLAGSPQSTLCDMGSGSGCSQGSSRGSPKSNCKVPSPPATWDLLHAAAGQVARMRMTENHGVVHQNRGTPQVSVPVKNSSSDTGFYQQLQAMQFQHLQQKEIMQRQNLTVAEQINYHAGYQQQQIHQIVHNGMRSGRGLSSSPWRQPPQGAGARALFVGTPGGKRECAGTGVFLPRHTATHSQQRRKPDCPTVLVPARVMQALNLNLEDICSQPHLQPVAAARFNSDNDVLLRLQFNRGANYQKRNSRRQAATENEIKLPQEWTY, translated from the exons ATGGCTGAGAGTTTAGACGACGGCGAGTTTTGGCTTCCTCCTCAGTTTCTTTCTGACGATGATGACGACCAAGAGAGTTCTGCTACTAATAAGAACAATGGCCGGAATTCGTTCGGTTCGACTGCTTTTCAGTCTGGACGGCCGTCGTTTCCGCTTGAGTTTGGGACTTTTGGTGGATTTTCGGATTTTAGTTCTACTGCTGAATCGTTGAAGGGTTCGAGTGAGACGGAGAGTGATCTGGAGGATATTGTCGCTGGATTGACTCTTCATATGGCTCGCTCCACCGTTGATGATGGTCTTGATTCTGATAATGCTAAG gaaagAGTTTTGGCTGGATCTCCACAGTCGACTCTCTGCGATATGGGGAGTGGTAGTGGCTGTAGTCAAGGTTCTAGTCGAGGAAGTCCTAAAAGCAATTGTAAGGTTCCATCTCCGCCGGCTACATGGGATCTGCTGCATGCGGCTGCAGGACAAGTAGCGAGGATGCGAATGACGGAGAATCATGGAGTTGTTCATCAAAACAGAGGAACACCTCAAGTTTCTGTTCCAGTGAAGAACTCGAGCTCCGATACCGGGTTCTACCAGCAGTTGCAGGCTATGCAA TTTCAGCATCTACAACAGAAGGAAATTATGCAGCGACAAAACCTGACCGTCGCTGAGCAGATAAATTATCATGCAGGGTATCAACAACAACAGATCCATCAAATAGTTCATAACGGAATGAGGAGCGGTCGGGGATTGTCGTCATCTCCATGGCGTCAACCGCCACAGGGCGCCGGTGCGAGGGCTCTGTTTGTTGGAACACCAGGCGGCAAAAGGGAATGCGCTGGAACTGGTGTATTTTTGCCTCGCCATACCGCCACTCATTCtcaacagagaagaaagccaG ATTGTCCTACGGTGTTGGTTCCTGCCAGAGTGATGCAAGCCCTGAATCTTAACCTCGAAGACATTTGCAGTCAACCCCATCTTCAACCCGTCGCCGCCGCACGATTCAATTCAGATAACG